The Aureimonas mangrovi genome includes a region encoding these proteins:
- a CDS encoding pseudouridine synthase, translated as MVRTSPSSQHSRPATHGLARVISKRGHASRSQAEAMVREGRVAVDGRIVTDPEARTAAGAAITVDGSPVEAAAKIHLMLNKPRGLVTTRNDPEGRRTVYSCLEGLELPHVAPVGRLDMASEGLLLFTNDTVWANAVLDGPGAPLKTYHVKIDRPPDDALVAALQRGVKDAGEHLAARSVRSLREGVRNAWLEIVLDEGRNRHIRRLLAAFGIETLRLVRVAIGPLELGTLAKGAVRPLTAEEIAALAGNTFPPQGR; from the coding sequence ATGGTTCGCACGTCACCGTCCTCGCAGCATTCCCGCCCCGCCACGCACGGGCTCGCGCGCGTGATCTCCAAGCGCGGCCATGCCTCGCGCAGTCAGGCGGAGGCGATGGTGCGCGAAGGCCGCGTGGCGGTGGACGGCCGAATCGTGACGGACCCGGAGGCGCGCACCGCCGCGGGCGCTGCGATCACCGTCGATGGTTCACCGGTCGAGGCAGCGGCGAAGATCCATCTCATGCTCAACAAGCCGCGTGGCCTCGTCACCACGCGAAACGACCCGGAAGGCCGCAGGACCGTCTATTCCTGCCTCGAAGGCCTCGAGCTGCCGCATGTCGCCCCGGTCGGCCGGCTGGACATGGCCTCCGAAGGCCTTCTCCTCTTCACCAACGACACGGTCTGGGCGAATGCCGTCCTCGACGGTCCGGGCGCGCCTCTGAAGACCTATCACGTCAAGATCGATCGGCCGCCGGACGACGCCCTCGTCGCGGCCCTTCAGCGCGGCGTTAAGGACGCGGGCGAGCATCTGGCCGCGCGTTCCGTGCGCTCGCTGCGCGAGGGTGTGCGCAACGCCTGGCTGGAGATCGTTCTCGACGAGGGCCGCAACCGGCATATCCGGCGCCTTCTCGCCGCCTTCGGGATCGAGACGCTGCGCCTCGTGCGCGTGGCGATCGGCCCGCTCGAGCTCGGGACGCTCGCCAAAGGCGCTGTGCGCCCCCTGACCGCCGAGGAGATTGCGGCTCTGGCCGGGAACACTTTTCCGCCACAAGGCCGATAA
- a CDS encoding aldo/keto reductase: MNLTNYRTLGRSGLVVSPLALGAMTFGAERWGSGEVGSRAVFDAYTAAGGNFIDTADVYGGGRSEEMLGAFLAESGLRDRLVVATKSGFSRVQGTPLAGGNGARNIRAGLDGSLKRLRTDYIDMYWMHVWDRVTPAEEVLEALVGAVRAGKILHYGFSNTPAWYVAKVATLAGAHGLPAPIGLQYQYSLLDRGVELDLVPAAAEFELGIVPWSPLGGGLLTGKYGREIIAQANRPGEVPDKAGVSEEGAESDGRLNGDNPFGGMLFTERNFDVVDVVRAISEETGATMAQVALAWAVSRPGVASVLIGASRAAQIEANVAALDLVLSPDQLERLEAVSTPPSLNPYFIFQLPPQMIFGGQSVSGWRGCAR; the protein is encoded by the coding sequence ATGAACCTGACCAATTACCGTACACTCGGCCGTTCCGGCCTCGTCGTCAGCCCGCTGGCGCTCGGCGCAATGACCTTCGGCGCGGAGCGCTGGGGATCTGGAGAGGTCGGATCGCGTGCCGTATTCGACGCCTACACCGCAGCCGGCGGCAACTTCATCGATACGGCAGACGTCTATGGCGGGGGACGCAGCGAGGAGATGCTGGGTGCCTTCCTCGCCGAAAGCGGGCTTCGGGACAGGCTGGTCGTCGCCACCAAGTCCGGCTTCTCGCGCGTGCAGGGAACGCCGCTTGCCGGCGGCAACGGCGCCCGCAACATCCGCGCCGGGCTCGACGGTTCGCTGAAGCGCCTGCGCACGGACTATATCGACATGTACTGGATGCATGTCTGGGACCGCGTGACCCCGGCAGAGGAAGTGCTGGAAGCACTCGTCGGCGCGGTGCGGGCCGGCAAGATCCTGCATTACGGCTTCTCGAACACGCCTGCATGGTATGTCGCAAAGGTTGCAACGCTCGCGGGCGCCCACGGGCTGCCGGCGCCCATCGGTTTGCAATATCAGTATTCGCTGCTGGATCGCGGCGTCGAACTCGACCTCGTGCCGGCGGCTGCGGAGTTCGAACTCGGCATCGTCCCGTGGAGCCCGCTGGGCGGAGGCCTTCTCACCGGCAAGTACGGGCGCGAGATTATCGCGCAGGCGAACCGGCCGGGCGAGGTGCCCGACAAGGCGGGCGTGTCGGAAGAGGGCGCAGAGAGCGACGGCCGCCTGAACGGCGACAACCCCTTCGGCGGAATGCTCTTCACCGAACGCAATTTCGATGTTGTGGACGTCGTGCGCGCCATCTCCGAGGAGACCGGCGCGACGATGGCGCAGGTGGCGCTCGCCTGGGCCGTCTCGCGCCCCGGCGTCGCTTCCGTCCTGATCGGCGCGAGCCGCGCCGCGCAGATCGAGGCCAATGTCGCGGCGCTCGATCTCGTCCTTTCGCCGGACCAGCTCGAACGCCTGGAGGCGGTGAGCACGCCGCCCTCTCTCAACCCCTACTTCATCTTCCAGCTTCCACCGCAGATGATCTTCGGCGGGCAGTCGGTCTCGGGCTGGCGCGGCTGCGCCCGCTGA
- a CDS encoding LysR family transcriptional regulator, producing the protein MQRSELNELMMFATIARERSFTRASRLLGISPSALSHAMRALETRLDVRLLARTTRSVAPTEAGAALLASVAPALAQIEDGLGALSSWRASASGTVRLTTFAYAAQMVLEPRLPAFLMANPGVRVEVEIENRMSDIVADGFDAGIRHVESVARDMIAVRVGPDLRTVVVGTPEYFSRHPPPQTPAELERHVCINYRGAADRPPLSWEFERDGREIKVRVSGPLVVNDVPLALAAVRAGAGLGYILEHDVADDLASGRLVQALDEWCAPYPGYHLYHSSRRQTPPALRALIEALRWRGNGNGNGQ; encoded by the coding sequence ATGCAGCGCAGTGAACTCAACGAACTTATGATGTTCGCGACGATCGCGCGCGAGCGAAGCTTCACGCGGGCATCGCGGCTCCTGGGCATCTCCCCGTCGGCGCTGAGCCATGCCATGCGAGCGCTCGAGACACGGCTCGACGTGCGGCTTCTGGCGCGCACGACGCGAAGCGTGGCACCGACGGAAGCCGGCGCGGCCCTTCTGGCATCCGTCGCACCGGCGCTGGCGCAGATCGAGGACGGGCTGGGCGCGCTGTCGAGCTGGCGCGCCTCGGCCTCCGGCACGGTGCGGCTGACGACCTTTGCCTATGCCGCGCAGATGGTGCTGGAGCCGAGGCTCCCGGCCTTCCTCATGGCCAACCCTGGCGTTCGGGTCGAGGTGGAGATCGAGAACCGGATGAGCGACATCGTCGCCGACGGTTTCGACGCCGGCATCCGCCATGTCGAGTCCGTCGCCAGGGACATGATCGCCGTGCGCGTGGGGCCGGACCTGCGGACGGTCGTGGTGGGGACGCCGGAGTATTTTTCCCGCCATCCGCCGCCGCAGACGCCGGCCGAGCTGGAACGCCACGTGTGCATCAACTACCGGGGCGCGGCCGACCGCCCGCCTCTGTCCTGGGAGTTCGAGCGGGACGGGCGGGAGATCAAGGTGCGAGTCAGCGGGCCGCTGGTCGTCAACGACGTGCCGCTCGCACTCGCAGCCGTCCGGGCGGGCGCCGGGCTCGGTTATATTCTCGAGCACGACGTCGCGGACGATCTGGCGAGCGGGCGGCTGGTGCAGGCGCTGGACGAATGGTGCGCGCCCTATCCCGGCTACCATCTCTATCATTCGAGCCGGCGACAGACGCCGCCGGCGCTGCGCGCGCTGATCGAGGCGTTGCGCTGGCGCGGGAACGGGAACGGGAACGGGCAGTGA
- a CDS encoding GntR family transcriptional regulator encodes MSSTRADEIDQRLPAYAQLRDRLAARIAAGEFRPGAAFPSENQLAGETGLSVGTVRRAMQQLVDEGLLERRRGSGTFLRSPAFDVSLFRFFAVETRGERTIPTSRLVLRSRAAPPAAVAAVLGTDDAVRIERIRSVGADVVLAEEIWVPQARFPGIETIAEAEIGPLLYPFYLDRFGVLVSSATDDVSFEPADAHNARRLGVEEGAPLAVIERTARAVDGAVVEWRVAYGDATRFRYRSRIG; translated from the coding sequence ATGTCTTCGACGCGTGCAGATGAAATCGACCAACGGCTGCCGGCCTATGCCCAGCTTCGTGACCGGCTGGCCGCACGCATCGCGGCCGGCGAATTCCGGCCCGGCGCGGCGTTCCCTTCCGAAAACCAGCTCGCCGGCGAAACCGGCCTGTCCGTCGGCACCGTGCGCAGGGCCATGCAGCAACTCGTGGACGAAGGGCTTCTGGAGCGGCGGCGGGGCTCGGGCACCTTCCTGCGCTCGCCGGCCTTCGACGTCTCGCTTTTCCGCTTCTTCGCGGTCGAGACGCGCGGCGAGCGCACCATTCCGACGAGCCGTCTCGTGCTGCGGTCGCGTGCGGCCCCTCCCGCAGCCGTCGCGGCGGTTCTGGGAACGGACGACGCCGTGCGCATCGAGCGCATCCGCTCGGTGGGCGCCGATGTCGTCCTCGCTGAAGAGATCTGGGTGCCGCAGGCGCGCTTCCCCGGGATCGAGACCATCGCGGAGGCCGAGATCGGCCCGCTCCTCTACCCGTTCTACCTCGACCGTTTCGGCGTCCTCGTCTCCAGCGCGACCGATGATGTGAGCTTCGAGCCGGCCGACGCGCACAATGCGCGCCGCCTCGGCGTCGAGGAGGGCGCGCCGCTCGCCGTCATCGAGCGCACGGCGCGTGCCGTCGACGGCGCCGTCGTCGAATGGCGCGTCGCCTATGGCGACGCCACCCGCTTTCGATACCGAAGCCGGATCGGATAG